The genome window AAACTGCAACCTTTTAAATCTGAATTCATGCATAGAGAACAATTCCTATCAAATGTCAGTTTGATAACCCTTCTCCACCCAGATTTTCAAATTTACTCACGTGTATTTCATCAGTCGTCCTCCTTGGATAAGCTGTGCAATTTCATTAGTGAAGTGACATGCAAACAGAAGCCAGTTTCTCGGCTGTACCTTGTAGGCAAATCTCATAAAAGTCAAAGAGTAACAACATAGTGCTGTAAAACAAGAGCCAACATAGCGTGAGTAGTAGAGTCCAACTATAAGGTCAAAAGGAACCACCATATAATCTAGTCTAACCTTCAGCATATTACAGGCCACAAAACATCACCCTTACGCTAAATCCAACAATTAAATTTAGATCGAAGTATTACATCTACCTGGAGACTAGACTATTAGGAGCCACAGGGAAAGAATAGaataatcctggcaagtgactTGCACTGACATGTGCTGCAAAGGAaggcaaaaataaaaaatgaaccaaccaaaaacaagaacaaaaaaatccccaacaTCACTGGCTTATGGTTAAGAAATTTATCACTTAAGATTTCAAATTTCTCCTATTTGTTAAGACATCATTTTCATGCAATCAATGCTAATTTCATGGCAAACCACTATTTAGCAACTACTGAATGCATTTATCCTTACTGTGGCAGCATCTCAAACAGAGCAAAGTAGTAAGTGGTCTGTTTTGCTGGGATCCAAACAGAGGATTCATTGATTCAGAAATCCACAGGTATTGCAACTCTCAGTGGCTTCTTATAACCACACACAAGATACAGAgtcttcgattcagggtccaaaTATTCCCTGTAAGTGGTGTGCTTGTTtggccattcaggagagattcaaacgctgctctgctgattagcagaggttttgtttctattggtggtacacattcaCATATCCCTCATGcatataaacatttattttgcacatggatggacaaaAATCCACATAGGATGGAAAAAGTTAATCAGAGCACTGGCCCAAATGCATCTCCTACTACAGTTAATATTGATTCCAGTGGTAACTGGATCAGGCCCTACATAAATAAGACCCCTGCAAATTTGAATCTCTTGGCATATTGTATTTAAATATGGTTCTTGGTAGGAAaggacttttatttttaaaagcaataaatGCTCCTAAAAAACCCCATACATTCTTCAAAATACTCACCTTCAAGGGCGAGTATAACTTCAGGAAGGCACACAAATGATTTTTAATCTCCCTTTAAATGCTATTAAGGGTAAGGGTTAGAAAATTAAAATCCAAGGAAAATTAATTTTTTGCTGTAGTATAAATTTTCCCATTTTTGATGGAAATTCAAGACAGCCTTTTGTGAGCCATAATGAAATAGCTATTTGTGACAATAGACCAAACAGACCTGGTCTCAGAAGGGAAAGCCTTGTATTTTAAGGGAATCATTTGCACTTCTATCAGAAAATTTGGAAGAGGGAAGAAAGGACTTGTTTACGTTTTGTACAAAATGTAACTCATTCAAGCATGTAGCAAAGATACTGCTTTGTGGAGAGAAAGCTCACCTACTAACCTTTGTAACAGTTGCAGTCATCCTCCAGCCCAAACATTgtaaataaaactatttttaacaGTAATAGAACCTTCTGTTTGTAAACAGGTACAAAGTGGAAACTGACCTAGTTAACTAAACATTGTGTTGTAATATACATATATTTGAGGAAGCAAAGTTCTTTGGCAAAATATTTGAAGAACTGTGCAATTTCACTATTTAAAAATCCTCCTCCCAAAATCAAAATGGGTATTTAAACTTCCATCCCAATGGGAGTGTGCTATTCCACTGTAAAGAGAAGATGGGTAGTTTCAACATCGTCTTGAAACATCTATTTTAGTGTAAAATGCTTATAAAAATGAAGACCTTGTAAAACATGAAGATACAATAAAATCTTAAGCAGACACCCAGTATTAGCTATATAGAAAGGGGACATTACAGACTGAACAAACTTACACTACAAAATATCCCTTTTGATTAGTTGCTTAAGACAAAAACTACTGAACCTTGATTCAGTTCCATGTGAAGATGAAAAGGAAGCAAATGTGTTTTATTTATCAGTTTCTTCAGCATGGGCTAGACTGTTAGGAGAATACTGCCACTTATAAACAAATAAAATCCCAGGTtatgtccagactacatccctctttcgaaagagggatgtaattaaacatatcaaaattgcaaatgaagccaagatttgaatttcccatgcttcatttgcataattgcatcaaggcgttctttcgaaaaacgctatttcaaaagtgaaaccgcggtctagacacggttctttcaaaaagaaaagccttttttgaaagatcctgtactcaaaacatgaggtttacaggatctttcaaaaaaggcttttcttttcgaaagaactgcatctagaccgccttttcactttcgaaatagcgtttttcaaaagaatgccaTGAAGTGATTACGCAAATGAagtacgggaaattcaaatcctggcttcatttgcaatttcaacatgtctaatttacatccctctttcaaaagagggatgtagtttagacgtaccccccaGAAACAGGTTCTACTGGGACTCACAAAACCTCACTCAGCAGCAGCTGCGTAAACTTCCTCAGCACCTAAGTTTCTGCTGTAGAAGTCTCCTAGTTACCTATGTTTTTGGCACTGGGCCTATGCACTGCAGAGGCAAGCGTCAAGCATCTGCATGCCTAAGCCTCCAAGCAATTCACCAACTGAATAGGAATAGGTGTTCTGATGCACTCAGAGCTTGCATATTGACTTAAGCTCTGATAGGTGATCTTACATAAGTTTCTGCTGAAGCTTTGGGGGGTgaagaggggggagaggaaagaggagcaAATTGAGCAGGGATTTGAAACCTCTCAGGTGAGAGCCCTAACCACTGGTCTATGGTACAGTCTGATGTGGCAATCCCTAAGGCTAGGTCTATGTTTAGAACTGGGGTCCAATTCCCAGCTCCAGTCAACATGTCTGTACCAGCTCTCATCAAGCTAATGTGCTAAAGATAGAGTAGCCATTGTAGCATGGAAAGcagacagcagcagcatgggTTAGCAACCTTGAATACCAAGCTGTCAGATCCTGTGGATAAGTACTTGGGGCAGCCAGCTTATACCAGCATTTGCTACTGTCTATGCTACCATGGCTTCAGTACCTCATGTACTAGGTGCTCCAGTCTTTCCTGGAAAAAGTGTTCCACTGCATATAaacatggtgggggggaggaaaggagagaagagagagcGAGCAAGCGAGCATGAGGATGTCTGTAGCCTGGTGGTTAAAGCACTCAACttgggaagtggaaaaaaaaaaatcaaggatctAATGACTTTTACAAATTATTTATCCAAACTGGAACTAGTTCAGCAGAAGACTTTAAAGGAACCCCCACCCTCCATCACATAGAGCAGCAGTTCAGACACTCACCTGAGACGTGTCAGATCCCAGTTCAAGTCCCTATTCCCCCCTCATTTAAAGGGGGACTTGAACTAGAGGGTCTCCACATCTCAAGGTGAGtactctaaccactgggctaaaagaAAGGACATCATTTGCTATGGGGCAAGGAGAGCAATTTTCTCCGAACCTTACAGAGTGCAATACAACCACACAAACTTCTATGTGTCTGATGGAGGATGGAGTTGCTGCAGCAGATAAGCCAAAGCAGTTCTGTGCTGAAGCTGACAGGTAGAGGCACCTCTTCCTGATCCCACCCCCTTGTCACAACTGCTCCATGCTGGGGGAGTGTGCCTCTACTCCTGCCCCAGCATGGTGACCAACCTGAAACGGCCCTAGACCTGCAACCAATGGCAGTCAGgctctccttccccagctgtgcccctggAACTGTGGAGCTCACTTGGCCTCAAGCTTCAGTGGTGAGAGATGATTGACGGacaagtgtgtgtctgtgtgtggaggaGCCTGTACCCTcaactcctcatctccagccagagccttcaccccaACCCTCGGAGCTACTCCTGCCACATATTGTCCATGTGTGAAATGACTTGTTAGGAGAGACAACACCTCCATATTGGTGAacataacaaaagtcattccatacatggacattaaaaaaaattagagggaatactgctctccttccccaaaTTTTTCTGAAATGATTTCCATGGCTAAAAGTTCTGGGAGAGGTTGTTCTCCTCCATCTTCTTGCTAAACAGGCATCTAGCACCAAGAAAGGGCTTGCAAGGATGAAGCCAAGGCACAGGGAAGCACCTATCCCTGGCTTCAGGCATCTCAGAGAAGCAGAGCACCTCTCAGCTTGGCATCTCTCATTGGCTGGTGTAGGCAATGAGCCACCAAGCATGCTGGCCTTTGTGAATCCATTTCTaacactacatctacactgcttccctcttgtggaagaggaaatgcaaatggagcactcattagcatatgttgcgctctcatttgcatatcctcttccgatcctttttgcagaagaggtttttgcgcaaaaaaccagtgtagacggggccattttgtgcaaaaaaaaacccccttttgtgcaagaacccctTAAATCTCATTTTTGGGGGATTTTTACAGTATTGCTAGGGAAGATCTTAAAATTTTGTTCTGGATGAAATTTGAAAAGGTTTCAGAAGATTCACTATATTGCATGTGaatgtcatatatatatatatgatgaaaAAAATGGCATACTGTTATTGTCTCTCTGTTCTGGATATGCCTTACACTTTAGTTGACCTGAGGAGTTGACCACCAGAGCCTATTTCAGCACGCATAGCACAAAGCAGTGTCTATGTCAATACCAATGCCCAAAGGGGTCTTCCATCAGTAAGCAATACTGGCTGTCTTGAGAGCAACATTTAATAGATAGTAACTCAATTCTCCAATAATACTTGCTTGAAGCAATCAAATTAAATGGGTAGAAATCAGACCTTTTGTTATAACAAACATGTTTTTACTTTGGAAGGGAATTTGCTCAAAAGAATACTGAACAAATTAAGTGGAATGCACTATATTTTGGCTAATGTGAAAGTCATTATGTAATTAAGAGCTGTATATTAAACTTAAAggatttggtttggttttatgTTTATGATGCAAGAAGAAAGAAAATCAAATGTCAGAAGGAAAGCAGATACTTGAGGAAAATGTTTATATTCcaggaaaaacaactgtttaaATGAAACGATTCATCCATTTCCAAGCAGCAAATCTTCTGAACAGAACACAGAATGAATGATAGAGAGAAGTTTTCAAGAGTGATTAAAGCTCCCTTGCATTTGTAGAAAACCTTCTAATACAGAGTTGTTACTCTCTAAAAGTAATTTAATTCTGTTATTAAGGTGCAGGCAGAACTTAAACTTCAGAAGACACTGCCTTTCAGTTCTTCAGATGGCAAGTATTGTAATTTAAAACTCATACCACACAGAAGCAGCATCCATGAGAGAGTCGTGGTACAAGGCAGAGGCAGTAACAAATTAACATTGGAAATAAGTTAGGAAAATGTTCTGTAATGAATGTTATACGGTAACAGGCAAAGGAGAGAAAATtttgtaattatgtaattacaaCTATTGATTTTGAATGCCCAATTTGAGACACCTTTAAGAGACCCTTTCCCTGCCATCTACATTAATTACTGAGTATCTACTCTCTTGGGGGGGAAACATTGCCCCTTTAAGATGTTTCAAGTTGGGCACCTTAAAAAAGGAGGGAGCAGTTATGGGttacttttaaaaacataaatacaCAGTTTTTTAGAAACAATAAGAGAGTTTATGGATATGTTAAACTAATATTATTGCTTTAAGTGTAGCATTTGGCAAGTTTTTTGTGGACTTTAAGTGATCTGATAGTTTAATAGTCTGTTCCAGTTTCAACCCTGTTTCTTACCAAATGTCATCCGCCCACTAATGATCTCTGGAGATTTCTTCATGTCATTAATAGCAGCAATAGGGAGTCCCCAGTTGGCTACCGGTCCCCAAAAGTGCTGTAAATAAAGTGGAACAAAGCAAAGAGTTTATCTTCACATTTTGAGATGCATTGTTTTCCTATCAGCTACGTGTTATTCTTATATGTTTTACTAGCGGATGTTCTTGAAGAATTGTAATATGTTAAAACTTCCACGTTAGAACAGACACAGTTTTCAAGCACACttcagtggaggaaaaaaaaaatctgttgtcaAATAAAGGTCTTATCCTCTCCACTGCAGGGAAAAATCCTTCCCACTTTCCTAAGACCATGGATGTGGGTATGGCATAGCTTGTGTTATGGGGGAGAAGGACACAACATTACCATTCTTCCCAGGCTGTCAAGTGGCAACAGAACCCGCTCTGGGGTCACTATTGTAACTTCAGGTTTATACTAGAGAGTCTACAGCTAATTCATGCAAACAAGTAGTACATATTGTTCATGCAAATTCTCCAAAGCATCATTCAGTATAaaagcagggaaaaaaatctcaatgGAAAATATTTAAGTGAATAACTTAAGGGACTCAGAGGGGTAAccaggttagtctgtaattttaaaaacaatgaacagtcctgtggcaccgtaggacaggtctacactagggatgttaaattgcatgtaatcagctaatcgagtagtcgatggaatttccatcaactactcgattagttgctAAGGAGGGaaactacagagccacagcagggttagctcccgacCCCACTAtgctcttaacacatttaaaaagcagaggtgcaccTGGGGGTACCAGAAGTGATCTggcaatcagctgattcctggctcacgccccatcccagcttcacctctgcctcccccaacagtgctggggggggaaccaacttttaagccagctccccgcagttctggctcctgctctctccccacctctgatagaagcagcaagagaggggaagtgactagtcgagtcactacttgactacctaGTAACCATATGCTTATCAGGaagtcaactactcacttacatacgctagggatgtaagcgactaatcgactatccaataagaaaaagcttattGTACAGCTGACACACTAGTCAGAAAGTAGCAGCAAagggggggtaggaggagagaAGAAGGTactggggagagccggcttaaaagcctgttccccccagctccagctccgtgggagggggcggggcgcagcggcagcattccacctttcaaatgtacaagagtccctgctggggctcttgtacatttctaagCGGATGTGCCAcatagagcctggggccagtgggtgTGTCTCAGTCCCGCACTGGCCCCAGACCCctgctggggttcttgtacatttcaaaggtggaacactgTGTGGAACTTCCGCCTTTGAAACATAGCAACAGCCGGGTGGTCTTTTGCCACATTTGaaagcagaagcacccttatcgactaatcaaacagtcgatggaaattccatcaactgtttgattagctgattaatctaattttaacatgcCTATTCTATACTAgaaaattttaaaagtattttgaaataataactcccaaaataactatttcaaaataacatatccacactacagagtagcctcaaaattagtccaaggcaggcttccttactgtggacatgctacctcgactttGAGCCCCAGGACGCACTATGGAGTAATTACTTGGAATGATGcttgggagtagttatttcaaaatagcagcagcagagcatctacactactgctatttcaaaataactatgtcagaataaacattattcctcaaggaaggcaggagttattattttgaaataaccagccccttatttcaaaataatggacttggtagtgtgaatgcttcaCTCGaaattagggagttatttcaaaataactcactttgagtagaccagggcttagagactaaaaaatgagagtatcatgagctttcatgggcaaaacccacttcttccgagGAGATAACCTTGAGTAGTCATCAAGATCatctcctctgaagaagtgggttttgtccacaaaatttcatgatactatatatttttagttagtctctaatgtgcatTAGGAAACGTTGTACTCACAGacttatttaatgggacttctgctgctgcatctttttgcatattgctttgaagtttacatcataactggtcaaattcagttTCATTCACGCATTCAGGCTGTCtcctgtcaatcttatggcagggggctggggatgtgcaggggggagggaaaggggccagaatctgggtaggaggtggggtgcaggagctagctgggagtagggtgtctgaccTTGGGGAAGGGTGtagaagcagactgggggtagatgtctggctggggagaggagcaggagcaggctgggggtgcagggtcttggtggggaagggagtgtgtGAGGGTGCTGAGGAGTGCAGGGGTTGGGCATGCAGGGCTTGGGGGCACTTACTTGTTTTTGCACTGTGCACCACTCCCAGGCACTGGAGGCTTTCACCGCTGCTCCAGAAAGCCTTTAGGAAGCGTGCCTGCGTGCTGCTGTTCCCTCAACCAGGGGAAGGGAAACGGCAGAGCGTGGAGCTGGAAAGCCAAACCTAGTGGGGAGCCTCAgggcttctcccccctccccacacaggaagccagcactggcactccaatcttgcagggagccatgaggctggagcatgagtgcaggctccctgctgcaaagGGACCCAAGGGGGGCTGAGTTCAAGCTACAGAAGGACTATATCTGGCTCtctagtgagccatatttggcttgcgaGACATAGGTTGCCGATCCCTGCCCCAAGTAAATGAACATGGTTGTACCAATAACAATTTCTCCTCCCAACATAAACCACTTACAAGACCTCCAAACTGGCTAACTGCTAAGGTGAAAAGGTGAAACATTAGGGTACCTATTTGCAAGTGAAAGCTGGAATTCTTTACAGCCAGCTAATATTAAAATAGATGCAAAAATGATGTTAACATTAGACATATTCCAGTGATTCAGAACAAGGGAACATATGCaggagagaaagaagaaaatgtgTTTCTTCACCTGTAATTTTAGTTCTGCTGAGTGCCATCCAATGGTCTGGGCATGAGCTTGTGGAATCCACAAGTAAAATCTGCTAGAATAGAGACAGCTTTGCTTCCACCCCCAATTCAAAGACAGACAAAATCTTAACTGCCTTTATTGTGATGGAATAAAGGGATCTAAATTATTAGTAGTGTGCAGACTAGTGAGAAGAGGTAGAAATCTTACCAAAGACAGCTAAACAAACCTCCATGATCCATTTTGCTGGATTAAGTGCTGTTTTGTACAAAGGCTGGCGATTTATCTTACTACAGTTAGAAGTGACTTCATGCATTTAAGGCTGCAAGGCTAAACACCACAAAGTAACACTGCCAAAAGTCACTTTAAATGCTTAACAATGGGACTTGGGTGCTTCTAACAATTTTATCCAGTTTAGTTTCAGAAGTCTAACCAGTATGACACAATTTACTTGTGAAATACAGTAGAATACTGACTAGAGAaattaaaatagtgatagaaatgtagccgtgttagtctggtgtagctgaaactttttttttataattgtatcctttggcatatatggttgtgacaatttttttccactatttgatctgaggaagtgggtctggcccacgaaagctcatcacctaataaaccatcttgttagtctttaaagtgtcacatagtcctgttttttgttagaGAAATTAAAGACTTCCATTTCTACTACTGAAAATGTGGAATAACATGACAGTTAACTGGAAAAGAAAATGCATCAGAAATCACTAATTAAAAATCAACCCATTACCACTCAAACCCACAAAACAAGAATGTTCTGAGTTACAGAATTCCTCTTGTACGTTTATGGCTTCACCTAGATCTTGCCATTAATGAGATATTGACACCTGACAAGCATCAAATTGATATATACTAGTATTAATTCAGTAAGAGTGGAATTCTTTTATTTTGGAGGTCTTGTATGTAACCAagtttttttaataatttcaacATAGTTTACAACCACAGCTTTTATGCAAACAGAGGTACATTCCAGCCCACATCCTAACTAAGTTTATGTTGCTCATGCATCAGTTTAAGAAAGTTGTGAGTTGTATCCACAATTGTACACACATTGTCACGAATAGTGTTTTAAAATCTCTATAGTTATCTTTTGATTAATTTTAAAATCATGGAATTTAGTGCTTGAGAATTTACACAACGAGAGCACTGGAAAGTAGCTGCTCATTTACCCTCAAAAAGTTTTAGCTTTAAGAGACTTTATGCTAGCTTCTTGTTCTGAAGGATAGTTCATGTTCATTTAGTACTTAGTACCTTCTATAAGCAACTTAAGAAGGAATCAAGTCCCAGGATTATAGTAATGGGGGGACTTCACTAGAAACAAGTCAGAGTCCACTCAACTTGCTTCATACACATCACTAATCTTTCATCAAATAGTAACTTTCAATCTTGACTGATCTAGACCACATTTGAATTGGAGTCCAAGAAGTAAAAGGCTCCATAATCCCATTTCAATTCCCCGAGGCATCATCCTCCCTTAGAGGAAAAATATAAGATGTCTATATATGTAAAGTTGCACTTCATTATATAGACTATCTTCATGCTACATGGGAAGTAGAGTAGGATAGTTTTCTATGTTAGTATGTACTTAGCCATAGTATAGCACTAAGTACATTGAATCCCACAATATAATGAGCCAAAATTAGTAATGGAAATAATGGAGGACCATCAGAGAAAGTCTTGAGTGAGAGCTGTGGGACTGTAGTGCTCACTATCTGAAGTAAACATGGTTACAAATAAAACATTCATCTAACAACAGCATATGACTGTGCAGTAGTCAGAGATGGAGCTCTAAATCAATTCCATGCCCCTAGCAAACAGTGACAGGTAGGAAAGAAACCTGTATCTTTCTGAAGTGATTCCTTAACTGCTTTAGCCCTCTTTAAATGAGGGGATTGTTAGTCTGATGCACATGGgcagagagagacaaggaaaaatTACTAACTCAACAACCAGTCCTGAAGATTAGCAATGTCTCTCACAGGTCAGTTCATAACAATGCTACTACAGCAAGATTACAAATAGCTGAAATGGAGCAGAAATAGCTTTTTCTTACCGTACTATGTTGTCAGCATTCACCATTGAGATGATGCATGAAATAGAAGCAAAGAAGAGAGTTAGTTTCCTACAAAAAACATTGTCAAATTACTGATCTTAAATGGAAGAAAGGAAGACATCAGTAATGCTGCAGCAATTTTTCTCAATTTATTGTACAATTTATTGTACTAGAACTTAAATTATTTAACAATTGTCTTGATAGAACACACATTTTACCCTCTAATATGCTAGCGTGCGATTCTAGTCCCACTGTAGTAAGTAGGAATTttgccatggacttcaatggggccaggattccaCCTCTAGTCTTTTAGATCAGAGGGTGGCAAAAGCATAACTGAGTTATAAAAGGAACGTGGCTGGCTACCTCTTCTATGTAACTACAGATGGAGAAGAAATCTAATAAAGTGTAAGATTTTACTACTGAAGAACTCGAACAAACAGTAATTAATGTAAATCACAAAAGAAGTTGCATTGGCTTTGATAAAGAAATCAACAATCAAACCGACTTGCTAATTCACAGAAAGTTGCCAtgacgtttcaaagtggcagcgctgcacagaggcTAGGGTCAGAGGGGGAGtgtccagctgatcctgggctttggggcttttgcctttgaagcatAGCAACAGCCCAAGGGCTGTTGCTAtgcttcaaaggcggaggcacctaTCGACTATTCGAATAGTCGataaaaaatgcattgactatttgattagtcaattacccaatacttaacaACATCCTTAATATGATACAGGATGCACATAAAAGGGCAAAGGATAACATGCATTAGAAACTGTCATGCATTGTCTTGAGATGCACAAACTTTACCATAATCAATTCCACAATTCTGTATTTTTAGAGTTTGTATGATAAGAAGTTTCTGAAGACATTACTCTTACTAGTTTAAGACACTTTGTGACTAGACGTAGTAGTGTACAAAAGGTATATGCAAGACCACCAGGTATTCCTGCACATTTAAATTGTCAGACCTGCTTATAAAGTCCTATTCAGTGTATCTGTCAAAGAAATGGTTTCACCATTATTTCTAgtattcttcctttttttttttgtaaccatGGCTCACTGACTGATTCAAGATGCTGCATGTGCATTTTTGTGAGTATGTTCCACAGTAACTTGTTATTGGGCTGCTGAGTATACAACGTTTTTAACAATGTGACATGATAGAAAGTTTTAGTAAACTACATTTTAGTACACCCGATACAAATTTGTTAGCTTCATGACTGTGTgacttttgttttttcctcagTGATTTGAATAATGAACAATGAACCAGTCTCCACCTGACTCCACTGAAGAAAGGATGAATCAGTCCATTTTTTAAATGGTGGCAGTGTTAGAAGTGCcgttttcattaaaacaaaattacAGTGTATGTTTAGCTAAgttttgggaaacactgctaatCAAACTCAGgaagttaaatttagattaactggctaatcaaatagttgatgcggtttgaattaactgttggattagtcgataaaggtgcgcctcgcctttgaagtgtagcaacagccctccacttcaaaggcaaaagcgctgcggGGTGCACAAGGCCAAGCAGTCCCCCActtgccctgtgctccctgcggcatttcaaatcagcagcaccacatggatcCCTGGgttagcaggggagtccccagctgatcctgggctccacacggtgctactgctttgaaaaaCCGCATGCAGTCCGGGCTatctggagactccccagctggtcccaggatGCACGCTATGTTTCAaagtggcgctgctgctttgaagcaccctgttctcccccctctttgctgcctctttctgatagaagcagcaaggggggatagAAGGGAAAGCAACTAGTCTACTAGCAtgtcgataagcatttgcttatcggatagtctactagttgttcacatccctaaatcGAACTAATTCAAAACATTTTCTTAGACTAATTCTTAATACatgttgcacctctataaaccaggactctctgatccagcaggaccacagatgttctagGATCATGGTGTGATGTGGGAAGGCAGGGGGGCCATGAGCCTTTGCGTGTGGTCAAGCTGGGATGTGGCTCAGCTGAGCTtttgttggggtgggggggggggtggagatgaagagagaagggggaggtggAAAGCAAGGAAGCCCAGCATGTGGCTCAACTGGGCTGCGGGGCAGAGGGTAGGTGAGAAGGCTggtgtgcagctcagctgggctgcgaagGAAGATGGCGGGAAggccagcacacacaccccagctgggctgcccgtAAGATATGGTTCAGCTGGGCTGTTCAGGAGGGGGgtggcaggagagccaggaagcccagtgcaCAACTCAGGTGAGCTGCCAGG of Pelodiscus sinensis isolate JC-2024 chromosome 3, ASM4963464v1, whole genome shotgun sequence contains these proteins:
- the MPC1 gene encoding mitochondrial pyruvate carrier 1, with protein sequence MAGALARKAADYVRSKDFRDYLMSTHFWGPVANWGLPIAAINDMKKSPEIISGRMTFALCCYSLTFMRFAYKVQPRNWLLFACHFTNEIAQLIQGGRLMKYTMEKKN